A genomic stretch from Puntigrus tetrazona isolate hp1 unplaced genomic scaffold, ASM1883169v1 S000000008, whole genome shotgun sequence includes:
- the u2af1 gene encoding splicing factor U2AF 35 kDa subunit, whose amino-acid sequence MAEYLASIFGTEKDKVNCSFYFKIGACRHGDRCSRLHNKPTFSQTIALLNIYRNPQNTAQSADGINAVSDVEMQEHYDEFFEEVFTEMEEKYGEVEEMNVCDNLGDHLVGNVYVKFRREEDAEKAVINLNNRWFNGQPIHAELSPVTDFREACCRQYEMGECTRGGFCNFMHLKPISRELRRELYGRRRKRHRSRSRSRERRSRSRERNRGGGRERERRRSRDRERSGRF is encoded by the exons atggCCGAATACTTGGCGTCGATTTTCGGCACAGAAAAAGACAA GGTCAACTGTtctttctactttaaaattGGAGCGTGTCGCCATGGAGACCGATGCTCTAGACTCCATAACAAGCCTACTTTCAGCCAG ACCATTGCTCTGTTGAACATTTACCGGAACCCACAAAACACAGCCCAGTCTGCGGATGGCATAA ATGCTGTCAGTGATGTGGAGATGCAGGAACACTATGATGAGTTCTTTGAG GAGGTCTTCACTGAAATGGAAGAGAAATATGGAGAGGTTGAGGAGATGAATGTGTGTGATAATCTAGGAGATCACCTGGTGGGAAACGTCTACGTGAAG tTCCGGCGTGAAGAGGATGCAGAGAAAGCAGTGATTAACTTGAATAACCGCTGGTTTAACGGCCAGCCCATCCATGCTGAGCTCTCGCCTGTCACTGATTTCAGAGAGGCCTGTTGTCGACAGTATGAAATGGG AGAGTGCACTCGAGGAGGCTTCTGCAACTTCATGCACCTGAAGCCGATCTCACGAGAACTCCGAAGAGAACTGTATGGACGCAGGAGGAAGAG GCATCGCTCTCGCTCCCGTTCCCGTGAACGCCGCTCTCGCTCTAGAGAACGCAATAGAGGAGGTggaagagaacgagagagacGGAGGTCAAGAGATAGAGAACGCTCCGgacgcttttaa